Within the Pengzhenrongella sicca genome, the region AAACGTAGGTGCGCGTGAAGGGCGGCTCGCCGTCGACCGTGACCGGCTTGACCGTCCCGACCTCGTAGAGCGTGAACATCGCGGGGCCGACGACGGCGCGGCCCGGCTCGATCGAGATGCGCGGCACCGCGGTGCCGAGCTCGGCGCAGACCCCGCCGACGACGCCCGCGAGGTCCTTGGCGACCCGGCCGGGCTCGATCGGGACCTCCCCGGGCAGGTAGGCGATGCCGTAGCCGCCGCCGAGGTCCACCTCGGCCACCAGGTGCCCCGTCGCGGCGGCCAGGTCGGCGCGCAGCACGAGCAGCTTGCGGGCGGCCTCGGCGAACCCCGCGGGGTCGAGGATCTGGGAGCCGATGTGGGAGTGCACGCCGAGCAGCTCAAGCTCGGGGTGGGACAGCACCGCGCGCAGGCCGGCCATCGCCTGCCCACCCGCGATCGAGAGGCCGAACTTCTGGTCCTCGTGGGCCGTGGCGATGTACTCGTGCCCGCCGGCGTGCACCCCGGTCGTGACGCGCACCATGACCGGCGCGCGCCGGCCGTCGCCGCGTCCGGCGACCATGGCGGCGAGGCGGTCGATCTCCGTGAGGGAGTCGACGATGATGCGCCCTACCCCCGCGTCCAGCGCCCGCTCGAGCTCGGCGTCGGACTTGTTGTTGCCGTGCAGGCCGATGTCGGCGCCCGGCACCGCAGCCCGGAGCGCGACGGCGAGCTCGCCGCCGGTCGCGGTGTCGACACGCAAGCCCTCCTCGTGCGCCCAGCGCGCGACGGCGACGCTCAGGAACGCCTTGCCGGCGTAGTACACGTCGACCTCGGTCCCGATGCCGGCGAACGCCGCGGTGAACGCCGAGCGGAAGGAGCGCGCCCGGGCCCGGAAGTCGGCCTCGTCGAGCACGTACAGGGGCGTGCCGTGCTCGCGGGCGAGGTCGCGCACGTCGACGCCCGCGACCTCGAGCGCGCCGTCGGCGCCGCGCCGGACTCCGCTCGCCCAGACGGCCGGGTCGAGATCCGCCGCGCTCACATGCGGTCCGGGGCGGTCACGCCGAGCAGGTCCAGGCCGTTGGCCAGCACCTGGCGGGTGGCGTCGTTGAGCCAGAGCCGCGTGCGGTGCACGTCGGTGACCTCCTCGTCGCCGAACGGCGCGACCCGGCACTGGTCGTACCACTTGTGGTACGACCCGGCGAGCATCTCGAGGTAGCGCGCGACCCGGTGCGGTTCACGCAGCTCGGCCGCCTGCGCGACGACCCGCGGGTACTCGCTGAGCGCGCCGATCAGCACGCCGTCGGCCGGGTGGTCGAGCAGCGACGCGTCGAAGCCGTCCTCGCGCCGGACCCCCGCGTCGGCGGCGTTGCGGGCGACGTTCGCCGTGCGCGCGTGGGCGTACTGGACGTAGAACACGGGGTTCTCGTTGGTCGCCTTGGTGAGCAGGTCGAGGTCGATGTCGAGCATCGAGTCGGTCGACGACCGGGCCAGCGAGTACCGGGCGGCGTCCACGCCGACGGCGTCGACCAGGTCGTCGATCGTCACGACCGTGCCCGCGCGCTTCGACATCCGGACCGGCTGGCCGTCCTTGAGAAGGTTGACCATCTGGCCGATCAGGATCTCGAGGTTGGTCCAGGGCGTGTCCCCGAACGCGGCACACATGGCCATCATCCGACCCACGTACCCGTGGTGGTCGGCGCCGAGCATGATGATGACGCGGTCGAAGCCGCGCTCGCGCTTGTCCAGGTAGTAGGCCAGGTCGGCAGCGATGTACGCCGCCTCGCCGTCCGACTTGATGATGACGCGGTCCTTGTCGTCGCCGAAGTCGGTGGTGCGCAGCCACGTCGCGTCGTCCTGCTCGTAGATCCGGCCGAGCTCACGTAGGCGCGCGATCGCGCGGGTCACGGCGCCGGACTCGTGCAGCGAGTTCTCGTGGAAGTAGACGTCGAAGTCGACCCCGAAGTTGTGCAGGGACGTGCGGATCTCCGCAAACATGAGGTCGACCCCGGCGGCGCGGAAGGCCTCCTGGGCCGCGTCGTCGGCGAGCGACGTCGGGTCGGGCGCGCCGGCGGCGGCCGCGCCCGCGATCACCTGCGCGGCGATCTCGGCGATGTACGCGCCGCCGTAGCCGTCCTCGGGCGCCTCCTGCCCGCGGGCCGCGGCGAGCAGCGACCGGGCGAACCGGTCGATCTGGCCGCCGTGGTCGTTGAAGTAGTACTCCCGGGCGACGCTCGCGCCGGCGGCCTGCATGATGCGCGCGAGCGAGTCCCCGACGGCGGCCCAGCGGACGCCGCCGATGTGGATCGGTCCGGTCGGGTTGGCCGAAACGAACTCGAGGTTGATGGACTCCCCCGCCAGCGTCTCGCCGCGCCCGAAGGCGGCACCCGCCTCGACGACGGAGCGCGCGAGCTCACCGGCCGCGGCCGTCTCGAGCCGGATGTTGAGGAAGCCCGGCCCCGCGACGTCGACCGCGCCGACGCCGTCGACGTCGGCGAGGCGGCGGGCCAGCTCGGTGGCGAACGCGCGGGGCGCGAGCCCGGCCTTCTTGCCAAGCTGCATGGCGATGTTCGTCGACCAGTCGCCGTGCTCGCGCTGCCGTGGGCGCTCGAGGTGCACCGAGGCCGGGATGTCGGCCGCCTCGAGAGCGAAGGTGCCGTCGGTCACGGCGGCGAGCAGGGCGGAGCGAAGGGCCTCGGAAAGGCTGGCAGGTGTCACCCCCGCAGGGTACCGAGTGCGGGGCGGGGGCCAGCGCGCTCGTGCGACGGCGGGCGTGCGACCGCCCGAACGCAGCGCAGGCCCGCCGGTGTGCACCGGCGGGCCCGCGTCAGGGGAAACGACTCAGTACGGGAAGACCTTGTACAGCTCCCAGACGGCGTCGGCGTCCGTGCCCGTCATCGTGAATGCGATCGTGGCGTTCGTCGCGATGACGGTCGTCACGCCGTCGACCGTGTAGACCTCGTACTTCGCGTCGCTCTCGGTGTCCTCGCCCGAGTCCATGAGCTGCTCGGCGGTGAAGGACGCCCGCTCGGCAGCGGCCCACAGGTCGCTCTCCTCCTCGGTGTTCCAGTCCGTCAGGACGGCGTCCGCCGTCGAGGTGCCGTTGGTGTACGTCGCGGTGTACGCCTCCGAGGCGCCCGTGGCGACGATCGCGTCGTCGGGCGTGATCACGTCGGTGGAGAAGACGTCGACCGTGAGCGGCGTGAGGTCGTACAGCCAGGTCGTCGCACCGGCGAGCGAATCGCCCTCGCTCGACTCGTCGGGGGCCGCGGACTCCTCGGTGCTGGTGGTGGGCAGCGAGCTCGCGAGGTCGTCGATCGACTGCGACGCCGCGCCGAGGCCGATCACGCCGATCGCGAAGATGACGCCGGCGATCGCCCACGTCAGGGCGCCCAGGCCACCGAGCACGATGCCGGCGATCGCGAACCCGCGGCCGCCCGTGTGGTTGGCCTTGGTGCGCTTGAGCCCGACGATGCCGAGCACGATGGGAACGGCGCCGAGGCCGAGGATCCCGGTCACGAGCGCCGCGATCGACATGCCGTCGGTGGCGGCCGGGGCGGGCTGCTGGCCGTACGGCGCCTGGCCGTAGGACGCCTGCCCGTACGGCGGCTGCCCGGGCGGCACGTCGCCGGTCGGCGGCTGACCGGTCGGCAGCGACTGGCTGGTCGGCAGCGACTGGCTGAACGCCGGCTGCTCACCGAAGGGCTCGGGCTGCTTGTCCTGCCCGAACGGCTGCGTCTGCCCGTACGGCGACTGCCCGAACGGCTGCGGCTCGGCGGGCGGATACCCCGGCGCCGCCGGCGGCACGTCGTCGCGGCGGGAAGGATCCTGTGGTTCCGTGCTCACTGTGCCCCAGCCTCTGCTGTCGAAAAATGTGTACAGTAAATACACAGTATGCACCTAGAAATAGGCAGTTCCGGCTGGCAATCGGGCACTTTCTCGGTCGATCGGAAAGATTCACCCGGACCGCGCGCACCGCATTTGGACAAAGCGCACAGACATGGGTGATTGGGGCGCGTCCGGGCGGGGTCGACGCCGCCGCGACGGCGCGCCTGGCGCGACGGCGCGGTCCAGTTGGCGCCGCGGGCGCGATCGTGGAGGAGAATACCTGGGATGACTCGACACCCGGGACTGATCGACCAGGCCGTCGCGCGGCTGCGCGCCCAGATCGCCGACGGCGGCTGGCCCGTGGGCGAACGCATCCCGGCCGAGCCGCTGCTCGTCGAGATGCTCGGCGTCGGCCGCAACACCGTCCGTGAGGCAGTGCAGTCGCTCGTGCACGCGGGCCTGCTCGAGCGCAGGCAGGGCTCGGGCACGTTCGTCATCGCGAGCTCGGAGCTCAGCGTCACGATCGGGCGGGAGATCGCGCTCGCCCGCCAGCGCGACGTGCTCGAGGTGCGCCGGTCGCTCGAGGTCGAGGCTGCCCGGCTCGCCGCGCGGCGCCGGACGCCGGCCGAGCTCGCCGAGCTGCGCGCGCGCCGCAACGACCGCACGGAGGCGTACCGCAAGGGCGACCTCGACGCGATGGTCACGACCGACCTGGCGCTGCACCGCACGATCGCCCGGGCCGCGCGCAACCCGGTGCTGCTCGCGCTCTACGAGAGCCTCGTCGGCGCGATCGGGGAGAACATCCGCTTCAACTTCGAGCGCCCGGCGCACACCCACGACAGCCACGACGGGCTCGTGGACGCGATCGCCGACGGCGACGTCGACCGCGCGGTCCGCGAGATCACGAGCTACCTGTCCGAGCAGCTCGGCGAGGGCTGAGCCCGACCCGATCGCGACCCGCCCGCCGGGTGCGCTAGTGTCATCCCCCGGGCCAGTTTCTGGTGCATGCCCGCGTAGCTCAGTGGATAGAGCGTCCGCCTCCGGAGCGGAAGGTCGAAGGTTCGAATCCTTTCGCGGGCACCCTGCTTGTCTGCGTGAATTCCGGCCGTGCCCGCGTCGTGCCCGCGACATTCCCCCGGTGGCGCGGCTCGACCCGGCCCTCGCCGGTCGCCCGTTGGCGTGCATGTGCGCGCGCGTGATTGTCCGATTGCGGCGGAGTGCTTGTCCGCGTGCGTCCCAGTGCTTGCCGGGTGCGTTCGAGTGCTTGCCGAGTGCTTCCGCGCGGAGCAGGTGACAGAACCGCAGAGGTGTGGCTCCCGGCAATCCACACAGGCCCCACCAGTCACATCCGCACCATGCTCCGCGCGGACGGCGAACCTCACCGACGCGCGAGTTGCCCGAGTGCACCACCGTGACGCTCGAACCATCCCACAGGCCCCACCAGCCCCTCCTGTCCCCCGCGCGTCGCTGCGGTTCGCTCGGCGCGCGGCGCCAGGCCTCCGACCGGGCCGGTCACCGAGAACACGAGGCGAGGACGCCGTAGCGGCACGCGTCGGCACAGCACGCGTCGGCACGGCACGAGTCGGCACGTGTCGGCACCGGTCGGCACGTCGCCAGCACGGGTCGTCAGGTCCAGCTGTCCTCGAGCATGATCGGCCGGCACGCGATCGCGCCGGCGAGCACCATGAGCACCACCGTCGCCAGCAGGAACGCGATCGCCGCCGCCCAGCCGCCCGTCGCGACGTAGAGGACGCCGACCACGACCGGACCGAGGCCGGCCAGGCCGTAGCCGACGCCCTGGACGAACCCCGACAGCGCGACGCCGCCGCGCTGAGTCCGCGTCCGCAGGTTCAGCAGCGTGATGACCAGCGGAAACGCACTCGGCGCGACGCCGAGCAGCACGATCCACGCGAGCGTCCCGTGCGTCGGCGCGAGCATCAGCCCGGCGTACCCGCTGACGAAGCAGGCGCCGAACACCACCACGAGCGAGAACGGGCTGTTCATCCGGGCCGCCAGCGACGGGACCACGAACGATCCCGGTAGGGCGAGAATGCCGAACAGGGCGAGCCACTGCCCCGCGTGCTCCGCGCTGATCCCGGCGTCGCCGAGGATCTGCGGGAGCCAGGCGAACATCGCGTAGACGTTGAGCGAGTTCAACCCGAACAGGCCCGCGAGCGACCACGCGAGCGGGCTGCGCCACACCCGGCCGCGAGCGCGCGCGGACCCCGGCCGCCCGGGCTCGCGCCGCGCCGAGCCCCGCCAGAGGCCGCCCAGCTCGGCCCGCAGCCGCGCCGACCGTGCGATCACCACGACCCACGGCACGGCGGCGACGAGCCCGATCACCGACCAGGACGCGAGCGTCACGCGCCAGCCGTACTCCCGGGCGATCGGCACGGCCAGCAGCGCCGGCAGGGTGGTGCTGAAGCACATGGCCACCGAGTACATCGAGGTGACGGCACCGATCCGGTCCGCGAAGTACCGCTTCACGAGCGGTGGCAGCAGCACGTTGCCCATCCCCATGCCCGCGAGCGCGATCACGGTCCAGACGAGGAAGGCCGACGGCGTCGCGACGCTCGAGCGCACGATCTCGCCGCCCGCGGACGCCACCATGGCGGCGACCAGCGTCGGTTCGAGCCCGAACCGGCGCGCGAGCAGCGGCGCGAGCGAGCCGAAGAGCGCGAACGACGCGACCGGGATCGTGCCGAGCACGCCGGCCTGGACGCCGGTGAGGGCCAGGTCGACCCGCACGACGTCCAGGATCGGCGAGACGGCGCCGACGGCGATCCGGAGGTTGAGCCCGACGAGCAGGATCCCGAGGAGCGCGATCCCTCGTCCGTGCCACGGCTGGGGTCGGCCGAACGCGACCATCGGGGCCTTCCTGACGAGAGTTCGCGGGCCCGGGGTTCGCGGGCCCGGCGCCGGCGCCGTCGACGCAGGCGGGGCGGGCAGGGCAGGCGGGGCAGGCCCGACCTTAACCTGGGATGAATCCGCACCCGCCCCACCGCGAGGCGCCCGACGACCGGCGGGATTGTCGAACTGGGAGGTTTAGGACTTTCGGCGCACGAGACCGGCGACCGTTCCTCGTATTTTGGTGTCGAGGTCAAAGGCGATCTGTCCCCTGCCACCACCCACCCCGGGAGCACCCGTGACAACACCGTCGACAATCGATGCCCTCGTCGCCGCAGCGACCAAGGCGCTCGCCGAATACGCGAGGTTCGACCAGGCCGAGATCGACCACATCGTCAAGAAGGCCGCCGTCGCGGCGCTCGACAAGCACGGGCTGCTGGCCGACCTCGCCGTCGCCGAGACCAAGCGCGGGGTCTTCGAGGACAAGGCGGTCAAGAACATCTTCGCGTGCGAGCACGTCACGCACTCGATGGCGGACCTCAAGACCGTCGGCGTCATCAGCCGCGACGAGCTCACGGGCATCATCGAGATCGCCGAGCCCGTCGGCGTCGTCGCCGGCATCACGCCGGTGACCAACGGCACCTCGACCGCGATCTTCAAGTCCCTGATCGCGCTCAAGACGCGCAACCCGATCATCTTCGGGTTCCACCCGGCCGCCCAGCAGTCGTCGGTCGCCGCGGCGACCGTCGTGCGCGACGCTGCGATCGCGGCGGGCGCCCCCGAGAACTGCATCCAGTGGATCGAGGCGCCCTCGATCGAGGCGACGAACGAGCTGATGCACCACCCGGGCGTCGCCCTCATCCTGGCGACCGGCGGCAACGCGATGGTCAGCGCCGCGTACTCGTGCGGCAAGCCCGCGCTCGGCGTCGGCGCCGGGAACGTGCCCGCCTACATCGAGAAGACCGCGAAGCTGAAGCGCGCCGTCAACGACGTCGTCCTGTCGAAGGCTTTCGACAACGGCATGATCTGCGCGTCCGAGCAGGCCGTCATCCTTGACGACGAGATCTACGACGCCGCGATGGCCGAGTTCGCCGTGCTGCACGCCTACCGCGTGAGCAAGAAGGAGAAGGCGCTGCTCGAGAAGTTCATCTTCGGGGTCGCTGCGCACGACAAGAACTGCGCGGGCGCGAAGCTCAACGCCGCCGTCGTCGGCCAGAGCCCCACCTGGATCGCCGCGCAGGCCGGCTTCACGATCCCCGCCGACACGTCCATCCTCCTGGTCGAGGTGGGCGAGGTCGGGCCGGTCGAGCCGATGACCCGCGAGAAGCTCACCCCCGTGCTCGCGGTGCTGCGCGCGACCTCGACCGAGCAGGGCATCCGGCTCGCGGAGCAGATGGTGGAGTTCGACGGGCTGGGCCACAGCGCCGCGATCCACACCCGCAACGACGCGCTCGCCGAGGAGTTCGGCACGCGCGTCAAGGCCATCCGGATCATTCGCGACGCGCCGTCGTCGCTCGGCGGCATCGGGGACATCTACAACGCGTTCATCCCCTCCCTCACGCTCGGCTGCGGCTCGTACGGCCGCAATTCGGTGTCGAACAACGTGTCGGCGATCAACCTCGTGAACATCAAGCGGATCGGCCGGAGGAACAACAACTTGCAGTGGTTCAAGGTCCCCGCGAAGACGTACTTCGAGCCGAACGCCATCCGCTACCTCGCCGACATGGAGGACGTCACCCGGGTGACCATCGTGACGGACACGACGATGACGCGACTCGGCTTCGTCGACAAGGTGCTGGACGTGCTCGGTCGCCGCCCCGACAAGATCTCGCTGCAGATCATCGACAACGTCGAGCCCGAGCCGAGCGTCACGACCGTGCAGAAGGGCGCGGCGCAGATGCGCGCCTTCGCGCCCGACACGATCATCGCGCTCGGCGGCGGCTCGCCGATGGACGCGGCGAAGGTCATGTGGCTGCTCTACGAGCACCCGGAGATCAACTTCTCGGACCTCAAGCAGAAGTTCTTCGACGTGCGCAAGCGCGCGTTCCGGTTCCCGACGCTGGGCGCGCTCGCGAGCCTCGTGTGCATCCCAACGACCTCGGGCACCGGCGCCGAGGTGACGCCGTTCGCGGTGATCACCGACACCGCGACGGGCCACAAGTACCCGCTCGCCGACTACGCCCTCACCCCGACGGTCGCGATCATCGACCCGGTGCTGACCGCGATGATGCCGAGCTCGCTCGCGGCCGACTCGGGCTTCGACGCGCTGACGCACGCGACCGAGGCCTACGTGTCCGTGTACGCGAACGACTTCACGGACGGCATGGCGCTGCAGGCGATCCGGCTGATCTTCGAGAACCTCGCGGTCAGCGTCAACGGCGCGCCCGGGGAGCCCGAGACATCGGACGCGCGCGAGAAGATGCACAACGCCGGCACGATCGCGGGGATGGCGTTCGGGAACGCGTTCCTCGGCATCGTGCACGCGATGGCGCACACGCTCGGTTCGACGTTCAAGCTCGTGCACGGGCGGACCAACGCCGTGCTGCTCCCGCACGTGGTGCGGTACAACGGCACCGTCCCGTCGAAGCTCACGAGCTGGCCGAAGTACGAGAGCTACGTGGCCCCCGAGCGCTTCCAGCAGATCGCGGCGATGCTCGGGCTGCCGGCGCAGACCCCCGCCGAGGGCGTCGAGTCCTACGCGCTCGCGCTCGAGTCGCTGCGCTCGAAGGTCGGCATCCCGGCGTCGTTCGCGGCGTGGGGCGTCGCCGAGGCCGACTTCATGGGGCGGCTCGACGAGCTCGCCATGGGCTCCTACGAGGACCAGTGCGCGCCCGCCAACCCGCGGATGCCGATGCGGGCGGACATGAAGGACCTCATGGCCGCGGCGTACTACGGCACGTCGGTCGCGGACGTGCGGGAGCGGCGCGCGCGGGCCGACGCGGTCCCCGAGCTCGCCACGCCGGCCTGACCTCGGCGGCTGCGCCTCGGAGGCCCGGCCGTGCCGCCCTGACCTTGGCGGCCGGGCCTCGCCGCGCGACGACGCCGGGCACAATGGGGGTTTCCCACCTTCAGGAGGCCCCCGTGCGAACGACCCGTACCCGGACGATCACCGCCACCGCCGCCGTCGTCGCGACCCTCGCGCTGGCTGGCTGCTCGGACGGCTCGACGCCCGATCTCGGCGAGCTCAGCGCGTCGCTCTCCTCCGCCGTCGAGGGCGCGAAGGAGAGCGCCGAGCAGGCCCAGACCGCCATCGACGACGCCCGCACCCAGCTCGAGGATGTGACCCCCGAGGCACGCGCCGCCGTCGAGGACGCGATCGCCGCGTCGTCGGCCGCAATCGGCTCGGCGACGACGGCGATCGACGAGGCGAGCGCCGACGGGAGCTCGGCGAGCGCCGCGGTCGCCGAGGCCGAGGCATCACTCGCCGACGCCCAAGCCCAGCTCGACTCCGCGGCGGCATCCGTCGACGGCGTCACGAAGACCGCGCTCGAGGCGCTGTCCGCCCAGATCGACGACCTGAGCGCGCAGCTCGACGCGACGCAGGGCTGACCGGATCGACCGACCGGCCCGACCGCCTGGGCCCTTGGTCCCGATAATTGCGAGCGCAACTACTCCGAACGGGTGAACGCTCAAGTTCGCCCTCGAAACCCATGTCATGACTGCGGCCTGAGCCGATCTCACAGACATGACCATCAACGGCGCACGGCAGGGCCAGCGCAGGGCGCATGCGCCCGCATGGTTTACCGTCGCCGCCTGGGGGTCGCTCGGGCTCCTGCTGCTCGGCGGGTTCGCGGGCGCCGTCGGCCTCGGCTGACGCTGCACCGACTGCCCGCTCCACCAGCCCGCTCCACCAGCCCGCTCCGACGGCCTGCGGCGCCGCCCGCGTAGCCTCACCGGGTGACGCCGACGACCGAGCCAGCCCAACCCGGCACCCTCCCGGGCGCCCCCTCCCCCGCCGACGGGCGCCCCGTGAGCACGGCCGGGCGCTGGCGCGACGTCCTGCGGGCGACCGGCCTGCTCGCGCCCGACGGCGGCACGCGGCCCACGATCTTCGCCGAGATGTCGGCACTCGCGGCGAGCACCGGGGCGATCAACCTCGGCCAGGGCTTCCCTGACGTCGACGGCCCGGAGGCCATCAAGCGCGCCGCGATGGCGGCGATCGAGGCCGGCCACAACCAGTACCCGCCGGGCGCCGGCATCCCCGCGCTGCGCGCGGCGGTGGCGACCCACCAGCGCCGCCACTACCGGCTCGAGGTCGATCCCGAGACCGAGGTGCTCATCACGACGGGCGCGACCGAGGCGCTCGCCGCCGCGGTGCTCGCCCTCGCCGGCCCCGGCGACGAGGTCCTCACGCTCGAGCCGTTCTACGACTCGTACGCCGCCGTCATCGCGCTCGCGGGAGCGGCCCACACGACCGCTCCCCTCGTCCGCGGCCCGGCCGGCTTCCGGCTCGACCCCGCGGCGCTGCGCCTGGCCTTCACCGACCGGACCCGCATCGTGCTGCTGAACTCTCCGCACAACCCGACCGGCACCGTCCTGACGCGGGCCGAGCTGACCCTGATCGCCCAGCTCGCCACGGCCCACGACGCGATCGTCATCACCGACGAGGTCTACGAGCACCTCGTCTACGACGGCGCGGAGCACATCCCCGTGGCGACGCTGCCCGGGATGGCCGCCCGCACGCTGACGATCTCGTCCGTGGGCAAGTCCTTCTCGTTCACCGGCTGGAAGATCGGCTGGGTCGCCGGCCCCGCGGCCCTCGTCGAGGCCGTCCGCACGGTCAAGCAGTTCCTCACCTACGTGTCCGGCGCGCCGTTCCAGCCCGCGGTCGCGACCGCACTGACCGACGCCGCCGCCTCGGCGTGGGTCGTCGACCTCGCCGCCTCACTCGCGGGCCGGCGCGACTTGCTGTGCGCAGGGCTCGAGCGCGCGGGCTTCGACGTCATCCGGCCGCAGGGCACGTACTTCGTCGTCGCCGACGGCGCGCCGCTCGGCTTCGACGACGGCGCAGAGCTCTGCCGTCGGCTCCCCGAGCTCGCGGGCGTGGTGGGCGTGCCGGTGAGCGCGTTCACGCGCGCGGGCTCCGCCGCCGACGCGGCGCTGCGGTCGGCGGTCCGGTTCACGTTCGTCAAGCGCGAGTCGGTGCTGCGCGAGGCCGTCATCCGGTTGGCGGAACTCGCGGCTCGATAGGCGGGCGCGGCCGCCGAGCCGCCCTAGGGTGGCGACCATGGACGTCCGATTCATCGCAAGCTTCACCGTCGTGAGCAACCACCCGACCGCGGACCGCCGCCTGTTCCGCGACGCGATCGGCCTGCCCCTGCGCTCCGCCGTGACCGCCGAGGAGGACTCGCAGTACGTGTTCT harbors:
- a CDS encoding DUF4190 domain-containing protein; its protein translation is MSTEPQDPSRRDDVPPAAPGYPPAEPQPFGQSPYGQTQPFGQDKQPEPFGEQPAFSQSLPTSQSLPTGQPPTGDVPPGQPPYGQASYGQAPYGQQPAPAATDGMSIAALVTGILGLGAVPIVLGIVGLKRTKANHTGGRGFAIAGIVLGGLGALTWAIAGVIFAIGVIGLGAASQSIDDLASSLPTTSTEESAAPDESSEGDSLAGATTWLYDLTPLTVDVFSTDVITPDDAIVATGASEAYTATYTNGTSTADAVLTDWNTEEESDLWAAAERASFTAEQLMDSGEDTESDAKYEVYTVDGVTTVIATNATIAFTMTGTDADAVWELYKVFPY
- a CDS encoding CynX/NimT family MFS transporter, producing MVAFGRPQPWHGRGIALLGILLVGLNLRIAVGAVSPILDVVRVDLALTGVQAGVLGTIPVASFALFGSLAPLLARRFGLEPTLVAAMVASAGGEIVRSSVATPSAFLVWTVIALAGMGMGNVLLPPLVKRYFADRIGAVTSMYSVAMCFSTTLPALLAVPIAREYGWRVTLASWSVIGLVAAVPWVVVIARSARLRAELGGLWRGSARREPGRPGSARARGRVWRSPLAWSLAGLFGLNSLNVYAMFAWLPQILGDAGISAEHAGQWLALFGILALPGSFVVPSLAARMNSPFSLVVVFGACFVSGYAGLMLAPTHGTLAWIVLLGVAPSAFPLVITLLNLRTRTQRGGVALSGFVQGVGYGLAGLGPVVVGVLYVATGGWAAAIAFLLATVVLMVLAGAIACRPIMLEDSWT
- the lysA gene encoding diaminopimelate decarboxylase codes for the protein MSAADLDPAVWASGVRRGADGALEVAGVDVRDLAREHGTPLYVLDEADFRARARSFRSAFTAAFAGIGTEVDVYYAGKAFLSVAVARWAHEEGLRVDTATGGELAVALRAAVPGADIGLHGNNKSDAELERALDAGVGRIIVDSLTEIDRLAAMVAGRGDGRRAPVMVRVTTGVHAGGHEYIATAHEDQKFGLSIAGGQAMAGLRAVLSHPELELLGVHSHIGSQILDPAGFAEAARKLLVLRADLAAATGHLVAEVDLGGGYGIAYLPGEVPIEPGRVAKDLAGVVGGVCAELGTAVPRISIEPGRAVVGPAMFTLYEVGTVKPVTVDGEPPFTRTYVSVDGGMSDNLRPALYGARYTATLASRPGAADTVLSRVVGKHCESGDILVHDVDLPADVARGDLLAVPATGAYGRSMASNYNHVPRPPVLAVLAGRSRVLVRRETEADLLALDEG
- the argS gene encoding arginine--tRNA ligase, with the protein product MTPASLSEALRSALLAAVTDGTFALEAADIPASVHLERPRQREHGDWSTNIAMQLGKKAGLAPRAFATELARRLADVDGVGAVDVAGPGFLNIRLETAAAGELARSVVEAGAAFGRGETLAGESINLEFVSANPTGPIHIGGVRWAAVGDSLARIMQAAGASVAREYYFNDHGGQIDRFARSLLAAARGQEAPEDGYGGAYIAEIAAQVIAGAAAAGAPDPTSLADDAAQEAFRAAGVDLMFAEIRTSLHNFGVDFDVYFHENSLHESGAVTRAIARLRELGRIYEQDDATWLRTTDFGDDKDRVIIKSDGEAAYIAADLAYYLDKRERGFDRVIIMLGADHHGYVGRMMAMCAAFGDTPWTNLEILIGQMVNLLKDGQPVRMSKRAGTVVTIDDLVDAVGVDAARYSLARSSTDSMLDIDLDLLTKATNENPVFYVQYAHARTANVARNAADAGVRREDGFDASLLDHPADGVLIGALSEYPRVVAQAAELREPHRVARYLEMLAGSYHKWYDQCRVAPFGDEEVTDVHRTRLWLNDATRQVLANGLDLLGVTAPDRM
- a CDS encoding molybdopterin oxidoreductase, whose translation is MTINGARQGQRRAHAPAWFTVAAWGSLGLLLLGGFAGAVGLG
- a CDS encoding FadR/GntR family transcriptional regulator; the protein is MTRHPGLIDQAVARLRAQIADGGWPVGERIPAEPLLVEMLGVGRNTVREAVQSLVHAGLLERRQGSGTFVIASSELSVTIGREIALARQRDVLEVRRSLEVEAARLAARRRTPAELAELRARRNDRTEAYRKGDLDAMVTTDLALHRTIARAARNPVLLALYESLVGAIGENIRFNFERPAHTHDSHDGLVDAIADGDVDRAVREITSYLSEQLGEG
- a CDS encoding pyridoxal phosphate-dependent aminotransferase, producing the protein MSTAGRWRDVLRATGLLAPDGGTRPTIFAEMSALAASTGAINLGQGFPDVDGPEAIKRAAMAAIEAGHNQYPPGAGIPALRAAVATHQRRHYRLEVDPETEVLITTGATEALAAAVLALAGPGDEVLTLEPFYDSYAAVIALAGAAHTTAPLVRGPAGFRLDPAALRLAFTDRTRIVLLNSPHNPTGTVLTRAELTLIAQLATAHDAIVITDEVYEHLVYDGAEHIPVATLPGMAARTLTISSVGKSFSFTGWKIGWVAGPAALVEAVRTVKQFLTYVSGAPFQPAVATALTDAAASAWVVDLAASLAGRRDLLCAGLERAGFDVIRPQGTYFVVADGAPLGFDDGAELCRRLPELAGVVGVPVSAFTRAGSAADAALRSAVRFTFVKRESVLREAVIRLAELAAR
- the adhE gene encoding bifunctional acetaldehyde-CoA/alcohol dehydrogenase translates to MTTPSTIDALVAAATKALAEYARFDQAEIDHIVKKAAVAALDKHGLLADLAVAETKRGVFEDKAVKNIFACEHVTHSMADLKTVGVISRDELTGIIEIAEPVGVVAGITPVTNGTSTAIFKSLIALKTRNPIIFGFHPAAQQSSVAAATVVRDAAIAAGAPENCIQWIEAPSIEATNELMHHPGVALILATGGNAMVSAAYSCGKPALGVGAGNVPAYIEKTAKLKRAVNDVVLSKAFDNGMICASEQAVILDDEIYDAAMAEFAVLHAYRVSKKEKALLEKFIFGVAAHDKNCAGAKLNAAVVGQSPTWIAAQAGFTIPADTSILLVEVGEVGPVEPMTREKLTPVLAVLRATSTEQGIRLAEQMVEFDGLGHSAAIHTRNDALAEEFGTRVKAIRIIRDAPSSLGGIGDIYNAFIPSLTLGCGSYGRNSVSNNVSAINLVNIKRIGRRNNNLQWFKVPAKTYFEPNAIRYLADMEDVTRVTIVTDTTMTRLGFVDKVLDVLGRRPDKISLQIIDNVEPEPSVTTVQKGAAQMRAFAPDTIIALGGGSPMDAAKVMWLLYEHPEINFSDLKQKFFDVRKRAFRFPTLGALASLVCIPTTSGTGAEVTPFAVITDTATGHKYPLADYALTPTVAIIDPVLTAMMPSSLAADSGFDALTHATEAYVSVYANDFTDGMALQAIRLIFENLAVSVNGAPGEPETSDAREKMHNAGTIAGMAFGNAFLGIVHAMAHTLGSTFKLVHGRTNAVLLPHVVRYNGTVPSKLTSWPKYESYVAPERFQQIAAMLGLPAQTPAEGVESYALALESLRSKVGIPASFAAWGVAEADFMGRLDELAMGSYEDQCAPANPRMPMRADMKDLMAAAYYGTSVADVRERRARADAVPELATPA